In the Chryseobacterium sp. MYb264 genome, one interval contains:
- a CDS encoding TonB-dependent receptor: MKITKIAAVFLALTFHGKIFAQETEKQLLIKDADDKFPISDALIKYDNGNSHTHSGTDGSLTFSVKSLPDTLVISHKGYDEVKLPITNEEDKNKVVFLQHKPFQIFEVSINHNSFLTAITKVDLNKFPVNSAQDLLRKVPGLFIAQHAGGGKAEQLFLRGFDADHGTDVSVNVDGMPVNIVSHAHGQGYSDLHFVIPETVNNIDFGKGAYYMDRGDFNTAGYVDFKTYDRLNNSIIKLEGGSFNSKRILGMFNILHDETGRKNAYLAAEYNYTDGPFDVKQNFNRINIFGKYNQWITDNDYFNIQFSTFNSSWNASGQIPERAVDEGIIGRWGSIDPTEGGKTSRSNVQMNFKHIISSSEQIDAMAFYSKYNFNLYSDFTFYLKDKDHGDEIQQTDGRNIYGAEVKYTKNFSLANSSLNWISGVGFRNDDIGTLQLNHVYHRDLLLDQMADVNGTETNLHAFSGLIWKVGKWTINPALRVDHFIFNMHNLLDPEQLPSGQSKEATRLSPKLNFSYAQNDNVMWFLKTGMGFHSNDLRVVVPNKNENTLPYSIGADFGVRLHPLKSLIITPTLWYMDLQQEFVYVGDDAVVEPSGKSRRFGADLGIRFQPLENFYLNADINYSHARFREEQKGEDYVPLAPVVTSTGSVNWDFLHGFSLGLQYRYLGSRPAVEDNSIKTKSYFVNDLMLSYNRKTWGANIQVNNLFNVNWNEAQFATETQLKGEASPITDLTYTPGSPFGVRFGVYYKF, encoded by the coding sequence ATGAAAATTACTAAAATAGCAGCCGTATTTCTGGCACTTACCTTTCACGGAAAAATTTTCGCGCAGGAAACAGAAAAACAGCTGCTGATAAAAGATGCAGATGACAAATTTCCAATTTCCGATGCGTTGATCAAATACGACAACGGAAACAGCCATACTCATTCCGGAACGGACGGTTCGCTTACGTTTTCGGTAAAATCTCTTCCAGATACTTTGGTGATCAGCCATAAAGGATATGATGAGGTAAAACTTCCGATCACGAATGAAGAGGATAAAAATAAAGTGGTGTTTTTACAGCACAAACCTTTCCAGATTTTTGAAGTTTCTATTAATCACAATTCGTTTTTAACGGCGATTACAAAGGTTGATTTAAATAAATTTCCGGTAAATTCTGCTCAGGATCTTTTAAGAAAAGTTCCCGGATTATTCATCGCACAACATGCAGGTGGAGGAAAAGCGGAACAGCTTTTTTTAAGAGGTTTTGATGCCGACCACGGAACAGATGTAAGCGTAAATGTTGACGGAATGCCTGTAAACATCGTGTCTCACGCACACGGGCAGGGATATTCTGATCTGCACTTTGTGATTCCAGAAACGGTCAATAATATTGATTTCGGAAAGGGAGCGTATTATATGGATCGGGGAGATTTCAATACGGCGGGTTATGTTGATTTCAAGACCTATGACCGATTGAATAACAGTATAATAAAGCTGGAAGGAGGTTCATTCAATTCAAAAAGAATTTTAGGAATGTTCAATATTCTGCACGATGAAACAGGTAGAAAAAATGCTTATTTAGCCGCAGAATACAATTATACGGACGGTCCGTTTGATGTAAAACAAAATTTTAACCGAATTAATATTTTCGGAAAATATAATCAATGGATTACAGATAACGACTATTTTAATATTCAGTTTTCAACCTTTAATTCTTCATGGAATGCTTCAGGACAGATTCCGGAACGTGCCGTGGATGAAGGAATTATCGGAAGATGGGGAAGTATAGATCCAACGGAAGGCGGAAAAACCTCAAGAAGCAATGTTCAGATGAATTTTAAGCATATTATTTCATCTTCAGAACAAATCGATGCAATGGCGTTTTATTCTAAGTATAATTTTAATCTGTATTCGGATTTTACTTTTTATTTAAAAGATAAAGATCACGGGGATGAAATCCAGCAAACGGACGGAAGAAATATTTACGGTGCTGAGGTGAAATACACGAAAAATTTTTCGTTGGCTAATAGCTCTTTAAACTGGATTTCAGGCGTAGGATTCAGAAATGATGACATCGGAACCTTACAATTAAATCACGTTTATCATAGAGATTTATTATTGGATCAAATGGCGGATGTCAACGGAACGGAAACCAATCTTCATGCCTTCTCAGGATTGATTTGGAAAGTTGGAAAATGGACGATTAATCCGGCGTTGAGAGTCGATCATTTTATTTTTAATATGCATAATTTGCTTGATCCTGAACAATTGCCTTCCGGACAATCCAAAGAAGCCACGAGATTGAGCCCAAAACTGAACTTCTCGTATGCGCAGAATGATAACGTGATGTGGTTCTTAAAAACCGGAATGGGCTTTCACTCAAACGATTTAAGAGTTGTAGTTCCGAATAAAAATGAAAACACGCTTCCATATTCCATTGGTGCCGATTTTGGGGTAAGATTGCACCCATTGAAATCGTTGATCATCACACCAACTTTATGGTATATGGATCTTCAGCAGGAATTTGTTTACGTTGGAGACGATGCTGTGGTAGAGCCTTCAGGAAAATCGAGACGTTTCGGAGCAGATTTAGGAATCCGTTTTCAGCCGCTGGAAAATTTCTATCTGAATGCTGATATTAATTATTCTCATGCAAGATTTAGAGAAGAGCAAAAAGGTGAAGATTATGTTCCGTTGGCTCCGGTTGTGACAAGTACAGGCTCTGTAAACTGGGATTTTCTTCATGGTTTTTCCCTTGGTTTGCAATACCGTTATTTGGGTTCAAGACCGGCTGTTGAAGATAACAGTATCAAAACAAAATCCTATTTTGTAAATGATTTAATGCTTTCTTACAACCGTAAAACATGGGGCGCAAACATTCAGGTCAACAACCTTTTCAATGTAAATTGGAATGAAGCACAATTCGCCACAGAAACTCAACTGAAAGGCGAAGCATCACCAATCACCGATCTTACATATACACCGGGAAGCCCTTTTGGAGTGAGATTCGGAGTGTATTATAAGTTTTAG
- the rplS gene encoding 50S ribosomal protein L19 — protein sequence MDLLKYVQDKYITKKEFPEFKAGDTITVYYEIKEGQKTRTQFFKGTVIQLRGTGSTKTFTIRKMSGDVGVERVFPINMPALQKIEVDRRGRVRRSRIYYFRDLRGKKARIKDAAYKKK from the coding sequence ATGGATTTATTAAAGTACGTACAAGACAAGTACATTACAAAAAAAGAATTCCCTGAATTCAAAGCTGGTGATACCATCACTGTGTATTACGAGATTAAAGAAGGTCAAAAAACAAGAACTCAGTTCTTCAAAGGTACTGTTATCCAATTGAGAGGTACTGGATCTACAAAAACTTTCACCATCAGAAAAATGTCTGGTGATGTAGGTGTAGAAAGAGTATTCCCAATCAACATGCCGGCTCTTCAGAAAATTGAAGTTGACAGAAGAGGTAGAGTTAGAAGATCTAGAATTTACTACTTCAGAGACCTTAGAGGTAAAAAAGCGAGAATTAAAGACGCTGCTTACAAGAAGAAATAA
- a CDS encoding DoxX family protein — protein METKDISRIALGAFLISAGIGHLTFARKEFQAQVPDWVPLKKDDTVVYSGFAEIALGAAVILTPEKYRKTMGQVVAGFFAAVLPGNIAQYKNRRDSFGLNTDNARFARLFMQAPLIAWALKSTDK, from the coding sequence ATGGAAACGAAAGACATTTCAAGAATTGCTCTTGGAGCATTTTTAATTAGCGCAGGAATCGGTCATTTAACATTCGCAAGAAAAGAATTTCAGGCTCAGGTTCCGGATTGGGTTCCTCTGAAAAAAGACGATACCGTTGTCTATTCCGGATTTGCTGAAATTGCATTGGGAGCAGCGGTAATTCTTACTCCTGAAAAATATAGAAAAACAATGGGACAGGTAGTTGCCGGATTTTTTGCCGCCGTTCTTCCCGGAAATATTGCTCAGTATAAAAACAGAAGAGATTCTTTTGGATTAAATACCGATAACGCAAGATTTGCAAGGCTTTTTATGCAGGCTCCTTTGATTGCCTGGGCGCTGAAATCGACTGATAAATAA
- a CDS encoding DUF6526 family protein — protein MESQNYKNHRKFYPPHHFIYLPLLILLEVFGVYKIFNDLAHQLVWILFSVIIFLIFYLAIMLRQHYALGLQNRMVRLEFKQRYFEIFGLRSDEVEEKLTFGQIAALRFAYDDEFKELLYKALHENISGDQIKRSIQKWRPDNHRI, from the coding sequence ATGGAAAGTCAGAATTACAAAAATCACAGGAAATTTTACCCTCCGCATCATTTCATTTATCTTCCATTATTAATTCTGCTGGAAGTTTTTGGGGTCTATAAGATTTTTAATGATTTAGCTCATCAGCTGGTATGGATTCTTTTTTCTGTTATTATTTTTCTGATTTTCTATCTGGCAATTATGCTGAGGCAGCATTATGCATTGGGACTTCAAAACCGAATGGTAAGACTTGAATTTAAGCAAAGATATTTTGAAATTTTCGGTCTGAGGTCTGATGAAGTGGAAGAAAAACTGACATTTGGACAAATTGCCGCGTTGAGGTTCGCCTATGACGATGAGTTTAAGGAACTTCTGTATAAGGCTCTGCATGAAAATATCTCCGGCGACCAGATCAAAAGATCCATTCAAAAATGGCGCCCGGATAACCACAGAATTTAA
- a CDS encoding urease accessory protein UreD: MDSRLSIIAGFKGGKSYVKDLYVSLPFRVVSVGQRKEDNKLYQMVMSSSPGILDGDHYHLDVSLEQGSSLQLQSQSYQRLFNMKDKAVQELNVLMEDETSFAYVPHPIVPHEDSNFKSHAKIHIGKNSQIIISEIITCGRKHYGEVFKLKRFQNLMEIYHENKLIVKDNVLIQPDLIPINSIGNLEGYTHQGTLIFYSTKSDVEKDHLIETIVQSAEQFKEEMEVGVSAMEESGFVVRALGHGGEVMYNFFLHVQEILWDLN, translated from the coding sequence ATGGATAGTCGTCTAAGTATAATTGCAGGATTCAAGGGAGGAAAGTCGTATGTAAAAGACCTTTACGTTTCACTTCCGTTCCGGGTGGTTTCTGTGGGACAGCGTAAGGAAGACAACAAACTGTATCAGATGGTGATGAGCTCTTCTCCCGGGATTTTGGATGGAGACCATTACCATTTGGATGTCAGTTTAGAGCAAGGTTCTTCGCTGCAATTGCAGTCGCAGTCGTATCAGAGATTGTTCAATATGAAAGATAAAGCCGTTCAGGAACTGAATGTGTTGATGGAAGATGAAACGTCTTTTGCTTACGTTCCGCATCCCATTGTTCCGCATGAAGATTCGAATTTTAAAAGTCATGCTAAAATTCACATTGGGAAAAACAGTCAGATTATCATCAGCGAAATCATTACCTGCGGGAGAAAGCATTATGGAGAAGTTTTTAAATTAAAACGTTTCCAGAATCTGATGGAAATTTATCACGAAAATAAATTGATCGTTAAAGATAATGTCTTGATTCAACCGGATTTAATTCCTATCAACAGCATCGGAAACCTCGAAGGATACACGCATCAGGGAACATTGATTTTTTACAGTACAAAATCTGATGTGGAAAAAGATCATTTGATTGAAACCATCGTTCAATCCGCAGAACAGTTTAAAGAAGAAATGGAAGTCGGTGTTTCAGCGATGGAGGAAAGCGGATTTGTTGTAAGAGCTTTGGGACATGGCGGTGAGGTGATGTATAATTTTTTCCTGCACGTTCAGGAGATCCTTTGGGATTTGAATTAA
- a CDS encoding helix-turn-helix domain-containing protein has product MEVLSNFQYKKLFLPNITEKILANNADIQLYRLENYLKGILMPVIPYRTTFNFIIFVTNGHVKQYLENEEYHAEKGGVIFIKQGTITATIELSDDIEGFFLAYENNILSEQELPKHKTSIFFMTPFLKLDSLTYGTITQLLPILEQELWLNSLNINDVVITMLHLILVKMLNTDSDSHHKSATRPMELSLQFRDLLFKYHVCEKRVAFYADKLSVTESYLNKCVKNVTQKSPKQWINEIDINYSKALLHSSKDIAEIAYELNFHTASHFTQLFKKIAGITPKEYRTQFLKKRIQV; this is encoded by the coding sequence ATGGAAGTATTATCCAATTTTCAGTACAAAAAACTTTTCCTTCCCAATATCACGGAAAAGATCTTAGCCAATAATGCGGATATCCAGCTTTATCGGTTGGAAAATTATCTCAAAGGTATTCTGATGCCTGTGATTCCGTATCGTACGACGTTTAATTTCATTATTTTCGTGACGAATGGTCATGTCAAGCAATATCTTGAAAATGAAGAATATCATGCGGAAAAAGGTGGAGTTATTTTCATTAAACAAGGAACAATTACCGCAACGATTGAACTTTCAGATGATATTGAAGGTTTCTTTTTAGCCTATGAAAATAATATTTTGTCTGAACAGGAACTTCCGAAACATAAGACGAGTATTTTCTTCATGACTCCATTTCTGAAACTGGATAGTTTAACGTACGGAACAATCACTCAACTGTTACCGATTTTAGAACAGGAATTATGGTTAAATAGCCTAAACATCAATGATGTGGTGATTACCATGTTGCATTTAATTTTGGTTAAAATGCTCAATACCGATTCAGATTCTCACCATAAATCAGCGACTCGTCCGATGGAATTATCCTTGCAGTTCAGGGATTTACTATTTAAATATCATGTCTGCGAAAAACGTGTCGCTTTTTATGCCGATAAACTATCCGTAACCGAAAGTTATCTGAATAAATGTGTGAAAAATGTAACGCAAAAATCTCCAAAACAATGGATTAACGAAATTGATATCAATTACAGCAAAGCGCTGCTTCATTCAAGTAAAGACATTGCCGAAATAGCGTATGAACTGAATTTTCATACCGCGTCACATTTTACCCAACTGTTTAAAAAGATTGCAGGAATTACGCCTAAAGAATATCGAACTCAGTTTTTGAAAAAGAGAATTCAGGTGTAG
- a CDS encoding urea transporter encodes MDKFFQKFPFIDNVLKGVGQIMLQENRWTGLLFIIGIFLGSWQGGVAVLLSTAVGTFTAMKLKYDKAEIDAGLYGFSAALVGVALAFVFQATILIWILIIIGSALASVIQHFFIKRKIPVFTFPFIIVTWVCIFVLHHFTQIPPSDMLAAPAGNVDYDDFLTCTNGFGEVIFQGGVLSGIIFFLAVFINSPAAALYGFAGSVLGAYLSHINGESIDKIHMGLFGFNAVLSAITFSGFKKKDGIWVLVAVVITVAIDDFLVDNNVLDIVGGVLTFPFVVGTWITLLIQKLFVKH; translated from the coding sequence ATGGATAAATTTTTTCAAAAATTCCCTTTTATAGATAACGTTTTAAAAGGTGTCGGGCAGATCATGCTTCAGGAAAACCGATGGACAGGTCTTTTATTCATTATCGGGATTTTTCTTGGAAGTTGGCAGGGTGGAGTAGCAGTTTTACTTTCAACAGCAGTCGGAACTTTCACCGCTATGAAGCTAAAATATGATAAAGCTGAAATAGATGCCGGTTTGTATGGTTTCAGTGCGGCATTGGTTGGGGTTGCGTTGGCTTTTGTTTTTCAGGCTACGATTTTAATCTGGATTCTGATCATTATCGGAAGTGCTTTGGCGAGCGTCATTCAGCATTTTTTTATTAAAAGAAAAATTCCGGTGTTTACATTTCCGTTTATTATTGTGACGTGGGTTTGCATTTTTGTATTGCATCATTTTACGCAGATTCCGCCTTCAGATATGCTTGCAGCTCCGGCCGGAAATGTAGATTATGATGACTTTCTGACTTGCACCAACGGTTTTGGAGAAGTAATTTTCCAGGGTGGAGTTCTTTCAGGAATTATCTTTTTTCTTGCCGTATTCATCAATTCTCCGGCTGCCGCATTATATGGTTTTGCAGGTTCTGTCTTAGGTGCATATCTTTCGCATATAAACGGTGAATCGATTGATAAAATTCACATGGGATTGTTTGGTTTCAATGCGGTTCTTTCGGCCATTACTTTTTCCGGATTCAAAAAGAAAGACGGAATCTGGGTATTGGTTGCTGTTGTAATAACGGTTGCCATCGACGACTTTCTAGTGGATAATAATGTTCTGGATATTGTCGGAGGTGTATTGACTTTCCCTTTCGTGGTAGGAACCTGGATTACGCTTTTAATCCAAAAATTGTTTGTTAAACACTAA
- a CDS encoding DNA topoisomerase IB, whose protein sequence is MENSDLELITHLKPSKIVKIMKDPVASAKAVHLIYTTDAETAGITRKKAGKKYSYYRDGEKIKDKEEITRINKLVIPPAWENVWICALDNGHLQATGFDVKHRKQYRYHPLWSALRNHTKFYRMLQFGYALPEIRLQVEKDLAIRNFEKRKILALIVSLMQRTNIRIGNNAYEKLYGSFGLTTLKDKHVQIKGQKITFHFKGKKGVMHDIDLKSKRLSRLIQKCKDIPGKELFQFIDEDGNRHSVDSGMVNDYIKEISGEDFTAKDFRTWSGTVSALIAFKEIGYAETHTEYKKKVKEALEMVAGHLGNTSTVCRKYYVHPLVINLYENNSIKKYLDELEQIEENDGKADLTQEEKLVLKILENEKM, encoded by the coding sequence ATGGAAAATTCAGACTTAGAACTCATCACCCATCTGAAACCTTCTAAGATTGTCAAAATTATGAAAGATCCGGTAGCATCTGCAAAGGCGGTACATCTTATTTATACCACCGATGCAGAGACAGCCGGTATCACCCGGAAAAAAGCCGGAAAAAAGTACTCTTACTACAGAGACGGCGAAAAAATCAAAGACAAAGAAGAAATTACACGCATCAACAAACTGGTAATACCACCAGCTTGGGAAAATGTATGGATCTGCGCTTTGGATAACGGGCATCTTCAGGCAACAGGTTTTGATGTAAAACACAGAAAACAATACCGCTATCACCCGCTTTGGAGTGCCTTGCGAAATCACACCAAGTTTTACCGAATGCTTCAGTTTGGCTATGCTTTACCTGAGATCCGACTTCAGGTGGAGAAAGATTTAGCCATCAGAAATTTTGAGAAAAGAAAAATTCTTGCATTGATCGTAAGTTTGATGCAGCGAACCAATATCCGAATCGGAAATAATGCGTACGAAAAACTGTATGGCTCTTTTGGTTTAACAACTTTAAAGGATAAACACGTTCAAATAAAAGGACAAAAAATTACTTTTCATTTTAAAGGAAAAAAAGGTGTTATGCACGATATTGATCTTAAAAGTAAACGACTTTCGAGATTGATTCAAAAATGCAAGGATATTCCGGGGAAAGAACTTTTTCAGTTTATTGATGAAGATGGAAACCGACATTCGGTAGATTCTGGAATGGTGAATGATTATATTAAAGAAATCAGCGGTGAAGATTTTACAGCAAAGGATTTCAGAACATGGTCTGGAACTGTGAGTGCGCTAATTGCTTTTAAAGAAATTGGTTATGCTGAAACGCATACCGAATACAAGAAAAAGGTAAAAGAAGCGTTGGAAATGGTCGCCGGACATTTGGGAAATACGAGCACGGTTTGCCGAAAATATTATGTACATCCTTTAGTCATCAATCTTTACGAAAATAATTCCATCAAAAAATATCTTGATGAATTGGAACAGATTGAGGAAAATGACGGAAAAGCAGATTTGACACAAGAGGAAAAACTTGTGCTGAAGATCTTGGAAAACGAGAAGATGTAG
- the ureG gene encoding urease accessory protein UreG, translating into MENRKYIKVGVAGPVGSGKTALLERLSRKMYGKYDLGVITNDIYTKEDAEFMAKNSLLPHDRIIGVETGGCPHTAIREDASMNLEAVDELAARFPDIELVLIESGGDNLSATFSPDLADVTIFIIDVAEGEKIPRKGGPGITRSDLLIINKIDLAPHVGASLEVMENDARRMRNGSPFVFTNLKTEEGLEKVIGWIKKYALLEDIEEPNLVR; encoded by the coding sequence ATGGAAAATAGAAAATACATAAAAGTAGGGGTTGCAGGACCTGTAGGTTCTGGAAAAACAGCTTTATTGGAAAGATTAAGCAGAAAAATGTACGGAAAATATGATTTGGGAGTAATTACCAATGATATTTATACCAAAGAAGATGCTGAATTTATGGCAAAAAACAGCCTTCTTCCTCATGATAGAATTATTGGGGTAGAAACGGGAGGTTGCCCTCACACAGCGATTCGTGAAGATGCAAGTATGAATTTGGAAGCGGTGGACGAATTGGCGGCACGTTTTCCGGATATCGAATTGGTATTGATCGAAAGTGGAGGTGATAACCTGTCTGCAACGTTCAGTCCTGACCTTGCTGATGTTACGATTTTCATCATTGATGTTGCGGAAGGAGAAAAAATTCCAAGAAAAGGAGGTCCCGGAATTACGCGTTCAGATTTATTGATTATCAATAAAATCGACCTTGCGCCACATGTTGGAGCCAGCCTTGAAGTGATGGAAAATGATGCGAGAAGAATGAGAAACGGAAGTCCGTTCGTGTTTACGAATCTGAAAACCGAAGAAGGTCTGGAGAAAGTGATCGGCTGGATTAAAAAATATGCTCTTTTAGAAGATATTGAAGAACCGAATTTGGTAAGATAA
- a CDS encoding fibronectin type III domain-containing protein, which translates to MKHYFFFFFFAVQMAFGQVLYPYLQNPTPNSMIVNWKTSSNNETTVTYGTSANNLNVTVTGTTNIFSDTGYNNNYYYHTAKVTNLQPNTKYYYKIKTGTSESAVYNFRTLPLPGQPVTADGKIRFLIMGDNQIKAEPRYDTLTLNAYKKLKEKFGVDSDPSDNIALTFMVGDQVDVGTLDHYENVHFKKNIKLSPYLPIQTTVGNHETYGTLGMNSYYAHFYIDEIKYKNISSGNENYYAQQAGNVLFVSLSSEHTGSAQQTWLQQILNEANNDPTVDWIISLSHRPYQAEQYVGDISTWVRNTAVPLLTTSNKYLMHVGAHHHLYHRGQLKDSPNYQIISGGVAWDQYWGMSNEQDFDDVQKTLTDWTYQIVEVDVNTGKVDIESYSIGGVYHKKYNELVDTFHRYKNQPKPAKPSITNTFSAPITLPLTLNGSTFTTTNSELLNTTQFLISKAADFSVVEKEFYRDYENWFGKDGNGTPDITKNLNAGIDITKATIASNSITNGVYYVKVRYRDRNLEWSDWSDAKQFEVTGSVVSNPTFNLSKTEYTQNEPIVATFTDGPGNQQDWIGIYKKGQNPASVTSQTYLYTNGQTAGTTTFPNGISAKGQYFAGFFANNGYTEITARKNFYVGPKVVLNTSADTYPVGGNVIVNFNNGPNLTKDWIGIYKMGQVPGPTPSIKWSYVTTASGTLNFTGLPKGYYYAQYFLEDGYTTVGEKVFFKVGDIVTELWTNKPVYTLGENITASWTDSPGIIKDWLGIYPQNIQTPDDNFVSYTYFDGIAQGTKNINGTALPTTPGNYYMVMFTNDSYTEVSNRVQFQVQEATLGTDETKNPNEKAVVLYPNPTKPGQPTFIKSDYPIEKIELLSANGALLYKSENVQNQRFSLVNENLPKGVYFVKVHSRKLFTLKLIIQ; encoded by the coding sequence ATGAAACACTATTTCTTCTTTTTCTTTTTTGCCGTCCAGATGGCATTTGGGCAGGTTTTGTATCCTTATTTACAAAATCCCACACCGAATTCCATGATCGTGAACTGGAAGACTTCTTCAAATAATGAAACTACGGTTACCTACGGAACTTCTGCTAATAATCTGAACGTTACGGTAACGGGAACTACCAACATTTTTTCAGATACAGGGTACAATAACAATTATTATTACCACACGGCAAAAGTTACCAATCTTCAGCCCAACACAAAATATTACTATAAAATAAAAACAGGAACCAGTGAATCTGCAGTTTATAATTTCAGAACGCTTCCTTTGCCCGGACAGCCAGTGACGGCTGATGGAAAAATCCGTTTTCTGATCATGGGAGATAATCAAATCAAGGCGGAGCCAAGATATGATACTTTAACATTGAATGCTTATAAAAAATTAAAGGAAAAATTCGGGGTAGATTCTGATCCTTCTGATAATATTGCACTAACGTTTATGGTTGGAGATCAGGTAGATGTGGGAACATTGGATCATTATGAAAATGTTCACTTTAAAAAGAATATTAAACTTTCACCTTATCTTCCGATCCAGACAACGGTGGGGAATCATGAAACGTATGGTACTTTAGGAATGAACTCTTACTATGCTCATTTTTATATTGATGAAATTAAATACAAAAATATTTCTTCAGGAAATGAGAATTATTATGCTCAACAGGCTGGAAATGTTTTATTTGTAAGTTTAAGTTCAGAACATACAGGTTCGGCTCAACAAACCTGGCTTCAGCAAATTTTGAATGAAGCAAACAACGATCCTACGGTAGACTGGATCATTTCTTTAAGCCACAGACCTTATCAGGCGGAACAATATGTAGGGGATATCTCAACGTGGGTAAGGAATACGGCGGTTCCTCTGTTAACGACTTCTAATAAATATTTAATGCACGTTGGGGCGCATCACCATTTATATCACAGAGGTCAGTTGAAAGATTCTCCGAATTACCAGATTATTTCCGGTGGAGTTGCGTGGGATCAATATTGGGGAATGTCTAATGAGCAGGATTTTGATGATGTTCAGAAAACACTGACGGATTGGACGTACCAAATCGTTGAAGTAGATGTAAACACGGGAAAAGTTGATATTGAAAGCTATTCTATTGGTGGTGTTTATCATAAAAAATATAATGAATTGGTTGATACTTTTCATCGATATAAAAATCAGCCAAAACCAGCGAAACCTTCCATTACAAATACTTTTTCAGCTCCGATTACATTACCTTTAACCTTAAATGGAAGCACTTTTACCACAACAAATTCAGAATTATTAAATACTACACAGTTTTTAATCAGTAAAGCTGCTGATTTTTCAGTTGTTGAAAAAGAATTTTACAGAGATTACGAAAACTGGTTCGGAAAAGATGGTAATGGTACGCCCGATATTACTAAAAATCTAAATGCCGGAATTGATATTACCAAAGCTACGATTGCTTCCAACTCAATCACAAACGGAGTTTATTATGTGAAAGTTCGTTACAGAGACAGAAATTTAGAATGGAGCGATTGGAGTGATGCAAAACAATTTGAAGTAACGGGAAGTGTGGTTTCCAATCCTACTTTCAATTTAAGCAAAACAGAATATACTCAAAATGAACCGATTGTTGCCACATTTACAGACGGTCCCGGAAATCAGCAGGATTGGATCGGAATTTATAAAAAAGGTCAGAATCCAGCTTCGGTAACATCACAAACTTATCTTTATACCAACGGACAAACTGCCGGAACAACTACTTTCCCAAATGGAATTTCAGCTAAAGGTCAGTATTTTGCAGGATTTTTTGCGAACAACGGTTACACCGAAATTACAGCCAGAAAGAACTTTTATGTAGGACCAAAAGTGGTGCTGAATACTTCTGCAGATACTTATCCTGTCGGCGGAAACGTAATTGTGAATTTTAACAACGGTCCGAATTTAACCAAAGACTGGATCGGAATTTACAAAATGGGACAGGTTCCCGGCCCGACACCTTCTATAAAGTGGAGTTATGTAACAACAGCTTCAGGAACATTGAATTTTACAGGGCTTCCGAAAGGCTATTATTATGCTCAGTATTTTCTTGAAGATGGCTACACGACAGTAGGAGAGAAGGTTTTCTTTAAAGTTGGTGACATTGTTACGGAACTTTGGACAAACAAACCGGTGTATACATTAGGTGAAAATATTACCGCTTCTTGGACGGATTCTCCAGGAATTATCAAAGATTGGTTAGGAATTTATCCTCAAAATATTCAAACGCCGGATGATAATTTTGTGTCTTACACTTATTTTGACGGAATTGCTCAGGGAACGAAAAATATCAACGGAACAGCATTGCCTACAACTCCCGGAAATTATTATATGGTAATGTTCACCAATGATTCTTATACTGAGGTTTCAAATCGAGTTCAGTTTCAGGTACAGGAAGCAACTTTAGGAACGGATGAAACAAAAAATCCTAATGAAAAAGCGGTTGTTTTATATCCAAATCCGACAAAACCGGGACAGCCAACATTTATAAAAAGTGATTATCCAATTGAAAAGATAGAACTACTTTCTGCTAACGGAGCTCTTCTATATAAGTCTGAAAATGTGCAGAATCAACGATTTTCTTTGGTAAATGAAAACCTTCCGAAAGGTGTTTATTTCGTGAAAGTTCATTCAAGAAAATTATTTACTTTAAAATTGATTATTCAGTAA